A DNA window from Candidatus Roseilinea sp. contains the following coding sequences:
- a CDS encoding iron ABC transporter ATP-binding protein codes for MTRDPQALLAFRDVTFGYSPNRPPVLERVNFSLRAGRVLAIVGPNGAGKTTLLALALGWLRPWQGDVLLAGRALRDYKRAERGRWLALVPQSEHTPFDYTALEYVLMGRAPHLPPLGIPGPADYEIAMDALARAGIAALAHRPVPQLSGGERQLMLLARAIAQQPRLMLLDEPTAHLDLHNKARLIQIMQHLRAQGTTLVMTNHEPDVVLAVADDVLLMEAGRPPVFGRLDEVFTEDTLSRVYRLPIRLVEVNGRKQVVWT; via the coding sequence ATGACGCGAGACCCACAAGCACTGTTAGCGTTCCGGGACGTGACCTTCGGCTACTCCCCCAACCGTCCGCCGGTGTTGGAGCGTGTGAACTTCAGCCTGCGCGCGGGGCGCGTGTTGGCGATCGTCGGACCGAACGGCGCCGGCAAAACCACGTTGCTGGCTTTAGCGCTGGGCTGGCTGCGCCCCTGGCAGGGCGATGTGCTGCTGGCCGGCCGCGCCCTGCGCGACTATAAGCGCGCTGAGCGCGGGCGCTGGCTTGCGCTCGTGCCGCAAAGCGAGCATACCCCCTTCGACTACACCGCGCTCGAATATGTGCTGATGGGCCGTGCGCCGCACCTGCCGCCGTTGGGCATCCCCGGCCCGGCGGATTATGAGATCGCGATGGACGCGCTGGCGCGCGCCGGCATCGCCGCGCTCGCCCATCGGCCCGTTCCACAGCTCAGCGGCGGCGAACGCCAGCTCATGCTGCTGGCGCGCGCCATCGCCCAACAACCGCGCCTGATGCTGTTGGATGAGCCAACCGCGCACCTCGACCTGCACAACAAGGCGCGCCTGATCCAGATCATGCAACACCTGCGCGCGCAGGGCACGACACTGGTGATGACCAATCACGAGCCGGACGTGGTGCTGGCCGTCGCCGACGACGTGCTGCTCATGGAGGCCGGCCGACCACCAGTCTTCGGCCGTCTCGATGAGGTATTCACCGAGGACACGCTCAGCCGCGTCTATCGTCTGCCGATCCGCTTGGTGGAAGTGAACGGGCGCAAACAAGTAGTCTGGACATGA